From a region of the Micropterus dolomieu isolate WLL.071019.BEF.003 ecotype Adirondacks linkage group LG21, ASM2129224v1, whole genome shotgun sequence genome:
- the LOC123959703 gene encoding tetratricopeptide repeat protein 16-like isoform X6 yields the protein MDTFEERNDQTQAEDHSLFPSAVSEKELDETRRKNTIKQLYGSSKIFLAPAEKRPERPELRGSVIIQSKAAEHYTNGKEAMGKSQYEKAVICFSKAITLQPEQTQLHVSQAEAYLQLCDFQSAAACYKQAQLLEPGAFSARLAFIYYLQGQCLFDRGLFLEALEAFSKAAEVKPGCRAYEVRSLACLTATGHHTECLKLVNDWMVSDRPSSDLYMLRARLHKLLNQTSQCYQDVKLALALNPACPAAGALLLQLQVASEQARQKAVDRALIGQLPEALCMINVAMENSPQDGRLYLFRGILYRRLKDFTAAIEDLVQAMELSEEEEGEKECFSRGLYAEATLLLNKAIDEEKGQAGLYLNRGDCFFKQGEWCYALADYQQAEEMMQPDDPAVGLRLAVLHNTLGSFCFQDGHFQEAAAMFSLAIQYNPKASQYYENRSKTFRKLLNLKGARQDFICMLILDPTNEELPPMLMNLFPGCSVSDVLSSPAGQALRVQLMDTIQACSSSDQQRLSEKLKKMTLTYENTPRQSEDPSEAGKKLKLCVDQLETVKEAVSVISP from the exons ATGGACACTTTTGAAGAGAGAAATGACCAGACG CAGGCAGAAGACCACAGTTTATTTCCCAGTGCTGTGTCAGAAAAGGAGCTGGATGAGACCAGGAGAAAAAACACTATCAAGCAGCTTTATGGCTCCAGCAAAATCTTCCTGGCACCAGCAGAGAAACGCCCTGAGAGACCAGAGCTACGGGGGAGCGTTATCATTCAGAGCAAGGCTGCAGAGCA TTACACAAATGGAAAAGAGGCAATGGGAAAGTCCCAGTATGAGAAGGCTGTGATCTGCTTCTCCAAAGCCATCACACTGCAGCCAGAACAG ACTCAGCTGCATGTGAGCCAGGCTGAGGCCTACCTGCAGCTGTGTGACTTCCAGTCAGCAGCAGCCTGTTATAAACAGGCCCAGCTCCTAGAACCTGGAGCCTTCAGCGCCCGCTTGGCCTTCATCTACTATCTCCAG GGCCAGTGTTTGTTCGACCGAGGCCTTTTCCTAGAGGCTCTGGAGGCCTTCAGCAAAGCTGCTGAGGTGAAGCCTGGCTGCAGGGCCTACGAGGTCAGAAG CTTGGCCTGTCTGACAGCTACAGGTCATCACACTGAGTGTCTGAAGCTGGTGAATGACTGGATGGTGTCAGATCGGCCCTCCTCTGACCTTTATATGCTCAGAGCCAGACTGCACAAACTGCTCAACCAG ACATCACAATGTTATCAAGACGTGAAGTTGGCGTTGGCATTGAACCCAGCGTGTCCGGCGGCCGGagccctgctgctgcagctgcaggtaGCCAGTGAGCAGGCCAGACAAAAGGCCGTGGATAGAGCTTTGATTGGTCAGCTGCCGGAAGCCCTGTGCATGATCAATGTTGCTATGGAGAACAGCCCGCAGGATGGACGCCTCTACCTGTTCAG GGGGATTCTGTACCGACGTCTGAAAGACTTCACAGCAGCCATCGAGGATCTGGTCCAGGCTATGGAGCtgagcgaggaggaggagggagagaaggag TGCTTCAGCAGAGGCCTCTACGCTGAGGCGACTCTGCTTCTCAACAAGGCTATCGATGAGGAGAAGGGCCAGGCAGGCCTCTACCTGAACCGAGGAG actgTTTCTTTAAGCAGGGTGAGTGGTGTTACGCTCTGGCTGATTACCAGCAGGCTGAAGAGATGATGCAGCCTGATGACCCTGCTGTCGGGCTCCGCCTCGCTGTCCTCCACAACACGCTGGGGTCTTTCTGCTTCCAGGACGG GCATTTCCAGGAGGCAGCTGCCATGTTTTCTCTGGCCATCCAGTACAATCCCAAAGCCAGTCAGTACTATGAGAACAGATCGAAGACCTTCCGAAAGCTCCTAAACTTGAAGGGAGCCAGACAGGATTTCATCTGCATGCTGATCCTGGATCCCACCAACGAGGAG ctGCCTCCTATGCTCATGAATCTGTTCCCTGGCTGCAGCGTGTCTGATGTTTTGTCCAGTCCAGCAGGGCAAGCACTCAGAGTTCAGCTGATGGACACCATCCAGGCCTGCAGCTCCTCCGATCAACAAAG ACTGAGTGAGAAGCTGAAAAAGATGACTCTGACCTATGAGAACACGCCGAGGCAATCAGAAGACCCCTCTGAAGCAGGAAAGAAGCTGAAGTTGTGTGTAGACCAACTGGAGACA GTTAAGGAAGCGGTTTCGGTCATTTCTCCATGA
- the LOC123959703 gene encoding tetratricopeptide repeat protein 16-like isoform X4, protein MDTFEERNDQTQAEDHSLFPSAVSEKELDETRRKNTIKQLYGSSKIFLAPAEKRPERPELRGSVIIQSKAAEHYTNGKEAMGKSQYEKAVICFSKAITLQPEQTQLHVSQAEAYLQLCDFQSAAACYKQAQLLEPGAFSARLAFIYYLQGQCLFDRGLFLEALEAFSKAAEVKPGCRAYEVRSLACLTATGHHTECLKLVNDWMVSDRPSSDLYMLRARLHKLLNQTSQCYQDVKLALALNPACPAAGALLLQLQVASEQARQKAVDRALIGQLPEALCMINVAMENSPQDGRLYLFRGILYRRLKDFTAAIEDLVQAMELSEEEEGEKEVRDQAEARDEKDERGSVQEEVHFQLVLTYNDFAVQCFSRGLYAEATLLLNKAIDEEKGQAGLYLNRGDCFFKQGEWCYALADYQQAEEMMQPDDPAVGLRLAVLHNTLGSFCFQDGHFQEAAAMFSLAIQYNPKASQYYENRSKTFRKLLNLKGARQDFICMLILDPTNEELPPMLMNLFPGCSVSDVLSSPAGQALRVQLMDTIQACSSSDQQRLSEKLKKMTLTYENTPRQSEDPSEAGKKLKLCVDQLETVKEAVSVISP, encoded by the exons ATGGACACTTTTGAAGAGAGAAATGACCAGACG CAGGCAGAAGACCACAGTTTATTTCCCAGTGCTGTGTCAGAAAAGGAGCTGGATGAGACCAGGAGAAAAAACACTATCAAGCAGCTTTATGGCTCCAGCAAAATCTTCCTGGCACCAGCAGAGAAACGCCCTGAGAGACCAGAGCTACGGGGGAGCGTTATCATTCAGAGCAAGGCTGCAGAGCA TTACACAAATGGAAAAGAGGCAATGGGAAAGTCCCAGTATGAGAAGGCTGTGATCTGCTTCTCCAAAGCCATCACACTGCAGCCAGAACAG ACTCAGCTGCATGTGAGCCAGGCTGAGGCCTACCTGCAGCTGTGTGACTTCCAGTCAGCAGCAGCCTGTTATAAACAGGCCCAGCTCCTAGAACCTGGAGCCTTCAGCGCCCGCTTGGCCTTCATCTACTATCTCCAG GGCCAGTGTTTGTTCGACCGAGGCCTTTTCCTAGAGGCTCTGGAGGCCTTCAGCAAAGCTGCTGAGGTGAAGCCTGGCTGCAGGGCCTACGAGGTCAGAAG CTTGGCCTGTCTGACAGCTACAGGTCATCACACTGAGTGTCTGAAGCTGGTGAATGACTGGATGGTGTCAGATCGGCCCTCCTCTGACCTTTATATGCTCAGAGCCAGACTGCACAAACTGCTCAACCAG ACATCACAATGTTATCAAGACGTGAAGTTGGCGTTGGCATTGAACCCAGCGTGTCCGGCGGCCGGagccctgctgctgcagctgcaggtaGCCAGTGAGCAGGCCAGACAAAAGGCCGTGGATAGAGCTTTGATTGGTCAGCTGCCGGAAGCCCTGTGCATGATCAATGTTGCTATGGAGAACAGCCCGCAGGATGGACGCCTCTACCTGTTCAG GGGGATTCTGTACCGACGTCTGAAAGACTTCACAGCAGCCATCGAGGATCTGGTCCAGGCTATGGAGCtgagcgaggaggaggagggagagaaggaggtcAGAGATCAGGCGGAGGCCAGAGACGAGAAGGATGAGCGTGGCTCTGTGCAAGAGGAGGTGCATTTTCAGCTGGTTCTCACCTACAATGATTTTGCTGTTCAGTGCTTCAGCAGAGGCCTCTACGCTGAGGCGACTCTGCTTCTCAACAAGGCTATCGATGAGGAGAAGGGCCAGGCAGGCCTCTACCTGAACCGAGGAG actgTTTCTTTAAGCAGGGTGAGTGGTGTTACGCTCTGGCTGATTACCAGCAGGCTGAAGAGATGATGCAGCCTGATGACCCTGCTGTCGGGCTCCGCCTCGCTGTCCTCCACAACACGCTGGGGTCTTTCTGCTTCCAGGACGG GCATTTCCAGGAGGCAGCTGCCATGTTTTCTCTGGCCATCCAGTACAATCCCAAAGCCAGTCAGTACTATGAGAACAGATCGAAGACCTTCCGAAAGCTCCTAAACTTGAAGGGAGCCAGACAGGATTTCATCTGCATGCTGATCCTGGATCCCACCAACGAGGAG ctGCCTCCTATGCTCATGAATCTGTTCCCTGGCTGCAGCGTGTCTGATGTTTTGTCCAGTCCAGCAGGGCAAGCACTCAGAGTTCAGCTGATGGACACCATCCAGGCCTGCAGCTCCTCCGATCAACAAAG ACTGAGTGAGAAGCTGAAAAAGATGACTCTGACCTATGAGAACACGCCGAGGCAATCAGAAGACCCCTCTGAAGCAGGAAAGAAGCTGAAGTTGTGTGTAGACCAACTGGAGACA GTTAAGGAAGCGGTTTCGGTCATTTCTCCATGA
- the LOC123959703 gene encoding tetratricopeptide repeat protein 16-like isoform X3: MDTFEERNDQTQAEDHSLFPSAVSEKELDETRRKNTIKQLYGSSKIFLAPAEKRPERPELRGSVIIQSKAAEHYTNGKEAMGKSQYEKAVICFSKAITLQPEQTQLHVSQAEAYLQLCDFQSAAACYKQAQLLEPGAFSARLAFIYYLQGQCLFDRGLFLEALEAFSKAAEVKPGCRAYEVRSLACLTATGHHTECLKLVNDWMVSDRPSSDLYMLRARLHKLLNQTSQCYQDVKLALALNPACPAAGALLLQLQVASEQARQKAVDRALIGQLPEALCMINVAMENSPQDGRLYLFRGILYRRLKDFTAAIEDLVQAMELSEEEEGEKEVRDQAEARDEKDERGSVQEEVHFQLVLTYNDFAVQCFSRGLYAEATLLLNKAIDEEKGQAGLYLNRGGCGVCVCLSDCFFKQGEWCYALADYQQAEEMMQPDDPAVGLRLAVLHNTLGSFCFQDGHFQEAAAMFSLAIQYNPKASQYYENRSKTFRKLLNLKGARQDFICMLILDPTNEELPPMLMNLFPGCSVSDVLSSPAGQALRVQLMDTIQACSSSDQQRLSEKLKKMTLTYENTPRQSEDPSEAGKKLKLCVDQLETVE; encoded by the exons ATGGACACTTTTGAAGAGAGAAATGACCAGACG CAGGCAGAAGACCACAGTTTATTTCCCAGTGCTGTGTCAGAAAAGGAGCTGGATGAGACCAGGAGAAAAAACACTATCAAGCAGCTTTATGGCTCCAGCAAAATCTTCCTGGCACCAGCAGAGAAACGCCCTGAGAGACCAGAGCTACGGGGGAGCGTTATCATTCAGAGCAAGGCTGCAGAGCA TTACACAAATGGAAAAGAGGCAATGGGAAAGTCCCAGTATGAGAAGGCTGTGATCTGCTTCTCCAAAGCCATCACACTGCAGCCAGAACAG ACTCAGCTGCATGTGAGCCAGGCTGAGGCCTACCTGCAGCTGTGTGACTTCCAGTCAGCAGCAGCCTGTTATAAACAGGCCCAGCTCCTAGAACCTGGAGCCTTCAGCGCCCGCTTGGCCTTCATCTACTATCTCCAG GGCCAGTGTTTGTTCGACCGAGGCCTTTTCCTAGAGGCTCTGGAGGCCTTCAGCAAAGCTGCTGAGGTGAAGCCTGGCTGCAGGGCCTACGAGGTCAGAAG CTTGGCCTGTCTGACAGCTACAGGTCATCACACTGAGTGTCTGAAGCTGGTGAATGACTGGATGGTGTCAGATCGGCCCTCCTCTGACCTTTATATGCTCAGAGCCAGACTGCACAAACTGCTCAACCAG ACATCACAATGTTATCAAGACGTGAAGTTGGCGTTGGCATTGAACCCAGCGTGTCCGGCGGCCGGagccctgctgctgcagctgcaggtaGCCAGTGAGCAGGCCAGACAAAAGGCCGTGGATAGAGCTTTGATTGGTCAGCTGCCGGAAGCCCTGTGCATGATCAATGTTGCTATGGAGAACAGCCCGCAGGATGGACGCCTCTACCTGTTCAG GGGGATTCTGTACCGACGTCTGAAAGACTTCACAGCAGCCATCGAGGATCTGGTCCAGGCTATGGAGCtgagcgaggaggaggagggagagaaggaggtcAGAGATCAGGCGGAGGCCAGAGACGAGAAGGATGAGCGTGGCTCTGTGCAAGAGGAGGTGCATTTTCAGCTGGTTCTCACCTACAATGATTTTGCTGTTCAGTGCTTCAGCAGAGGCCTCTACGCTGAGGCGACTCTGCTTCTCAACAAGGCTATCGATGAGGAGAAGGGCCAGGCAGGCCTCTACCTGAACCGAGGAG gctgtggtgtgtgtgtgtgtctgtcagactgTTTCTTTAAGCAGGGTGAGTGGTGTTACGCTCTGGCTGATTACCAGCAGGCTGAAGAGATGATGCAGCCTGATGACCCTGCTGTCGGGCTCCGCCTCGCTGTCCTCCACAACACGCTGGGGTCTTTCTGCTTCCAGGACGG GCATTTCCAGGAGGCAGCTGCCATGTTTTCTCTGGCCATCCAGTACAATCCCAAAGCCAGTCAGTACTATGAGAACAGATCGAAGACCTTCCGAAAGCTCCTAAACTTGAAGGGAGCCAGACAGGATTTCATCTGCATGCTGATCCTGGATCCCACCAACGAGGAG ctGCCTCCTATGCTCATGAATCTGTTCCCTGGCTGCAGCGTGTCTGATGTTTTGTCCAGTCCAGCAGGGCAAGCACTCAGAGTTCAGCTGATGGACACCATCCAGGCCTGCAGCTCCTCCGATCAACAAAG ACTGAGTGAGAAGCTGAAAAAGATGACTCTGACCTATGAGAACACGCCGAGGCAATCAGAAGACCCCTCTGAAGCAGGAAAGAAGCTGAAGTTGTGTGTAGACCAACTGGAGACAGTTGAGTGA
- the LOC123959703 gene encoding tetratricopeptide repeat protein 16-like isoform X5: MDTFEERNDQTQAEDHSLFPSAVSEKELDETRRKNTIKQLYGSSKIFLAPAEKRPERPELRGSVIIQSKAAEHYTNGKEAMGKSQYEKAVICFSKAITLQPEQTQLHVSQAEAYLQLCDFQSAAACYKQAQLLEPGAFSARLAFIYYLQGQCLFDRGLFLEALEAFSKAAEVKPGCRAYEVRSLACLTATGHHTECLKLVNDWMVSDRPSSDLYMLRARLHKLLNQTSQCYQDVKLALALNPACPAAGALLLQLQVASEQARQKAVDRALIGQLPEALCMINVAMENSPQDGRLYLFRGILYRRLKDFTAAIEDLVQAMELSEEEEGEKECFSRGLYAEATLLLNKAIDEEKGQAGLYLNRGGCGVCVCLSDCFFKQGEWCYALADYQQAEEMMQPDDPAVGLRLAVLHNTLGSFCFQDGHFQEAAAMFSLAIQYNPKASQYYENRSKTFRKLLNLKGARQDFICMLILDPTNEELPPMLMNLFPGCSVSDVLSSPAGQALRVQLMDTIQACSSSDQQRLSEKLKKMTLTYENTPRQSEDPSEAGKKLKLCVDQLETVKEAVSVISP; encoded by the exons ATGGACACTTTTGAAGAGAGAAATGACCAGACG CAGGCAGAAGACCACAGTTTATTTCCCAGTGCTGTGTCAGAAAAGGAGCTGGATGAGACCAGGAGAAAAAACACTATCAAGCAGCTTTATGGCTCCAGCAAAATCTTCCTGGCACCAGCAGAGAAACGCCCTGAGAGACCAGAGCTACGGGGGAGCGTTATCATTCAGAGCAAGGCTGCAGAGCA TTACACAAATGGAAAAGAGGCAATGGGAAAGTCCCAGTATGAGAAGGCTGTGATCTGCTTCTCCAAAGCCATCACACTGCAGCCAGAACAG ACTCAGCTGCATGTGAGCCAGGCTGAGGCCTACCTGCAGCTGTGTGACTTCCAGTCAGCAGCAGCCTGTTATAAACAGGCCCAGCTCCTAGAACCTGGAGCCTTCAGCGCCCGCTTGGCCTTCATCTACTATCTCCAG GGCCAGTGTTTGTTCGACCGAGGCCTTTTCCTAGAGGCTCTGGAGGCCTTCAGCAAAGCTGCTGAGGTGAAGCCTGGCTGCAGGGCCTACGAGGTCAGAAG CTTGGCCTGTCTGACAGCTACAGGTCATCACACTGAGTGTCTGAAGCTGGTGAATGACTGGATGGTGTCAGATCGGCCCTCCTCTGACCTTTATATGCTCAGAGCCAGACTGCACAAACTGCTCAACCAG ACATCACAATGTTATCAAGACGTGAAGTTGGCGTTGGCATTGAACCCAGCGTGTCCGGCGGCCGGagccctgctgctgcagctgcaggtaGCCAGTGAGCAGGCCAGACAAAAGGCCGTGGATAGAGCTTTGATTGGTCAGCTGCCGGAAGCCCTGTGCATGATCAATGTTGCTATGGAGAACAGCCCGCAGGATGGACGCCTCTACCTGTTCAG GGGGATTCTGTACCGACGTCTGAAAGACTTCACAGCAGCCATCGAGGATCTGGTCCAGGCTATGGAGCtgagcgaggaggaggagggagagaaggag TGCTTCAGCAGAGGCCTCTACGCTGAGGCGACTCTGCTTCTCAACAAGGCTATCGATGAGGAGAAGGGCCAGGCAGGCCTCTACCTGAACCGAGGAG gctgtggtgtgtgtgtgtgtctgtcagactgTTTCTTTAAGCAGGGTGAGTGGTGTTACGCTCTGGCTGATTACCAGCAGGCTGAAGAGATGATGCAGCCTGATGACCCTGCTGTCGGGCTCCGCCTCGCTGTCCTCCACAACACGCTGGGGTCTTTCTGCTTCCAGGACGG GCATTTCCAGGAGGCAGCTGCCATGTTTTCTCTGGCCATCCAGTACAATCCCAAAGCCAGTCAGTACTATGAGAACAGATCGAAGACCTTCCGAAAGCTCCTAAACTTGAAGGGAGCCAGACAGGATTTCATCTGCATGCTGATCCTGGATCCCACCAACGAGGAG ctGCCTCCTATGCTCATGAATCTGTTCCCTGGCTGCAGCGTGTCTGATGTTTTGTCCAGTCCAGCAGGGCAAGCACTCAGAGTTCAGCTGATGGACACCATCCAGGCCTGCAGCTCCTCCGATCAACAAAG ACTGAGTGAGAAGCTGAAAAAGATGACTCTGACCTATGAGAACACGCCGAGGCAATCAGAAGACCCCTCTGAAGCAGGAAAGAAGCTGAAGTTGTGTGTAGACCAACTGGAGACA GTTAAGGAAGCGGTTTCGGTCATTTCTCCATGA
- the LOC123959703 gene encoding tetratricopeptide repeat protein 16-like isoform X1 gives MDTFEERNDQTQAEDHSLFPSAVSEKELDETRRKNTIKQLYGSSKIFLAPAEKRPERPELRGSVIIQSKAAEHYTNGKEAMGKSQYEKAVICFSKAITLQPEQTQLHVSQAEAYLQLCDFQSAAACYKQAQLLEPGAFSARLAFIYYLQGQCLFDRGLFLEALEAFSKAAEVKPGCRAYEVRSLACLTATGHHTECLKLVNDWMVSDRPSSDLYMLRARLHKLLNQTSQCYQDVKLALALNPACPAAGALLLQLQVASEQARQKAVDRALIGQLPEALCMINVAMENSPQDGRLYLFRGILYRRLKDFTAAIEDLVQAMELSEEEEGEKEVRDQAEARDEKDERGSVQEEVHFQLVLTYNDFAVQCFSRGLYAEATLLLNKAIDEEKGQAGLYLNRGGCGVCVCLSDCFFKQGEWCYALADYQQAEEMMQPDDPAVGLRLAVLHNTLGSFCFQDGHFQEAAAMFSLAIQYNPKASQYYENRSKTFRKLLNLKGARQDFICMLILDPTNEELPPMLMNLFPGCSVSDVLSSPAGQALRVQLMDTIQACSSSDQQRLSEKLKKMTLTYENTPRQSEDPSEAGKKLKLCVDQLETVKEAVSVISP, from the exons ATGGACACTTTTGAAGAGAGAAATGACCAGACG CAGGCAGAAGACCACAGTTTATTTCCCAGTGCTGTGTCAGAAAAGGAGCTGGATGAGACCAGGAGAAAAAACACTATCAAGCAGCTTTATGGCTCCAGCAAAATCTTCCTGGCACCAGCAGAGAAACGCCCTGAGAGACCAGAGCTACGGGGGAGCGTTATCATTCAGAGCAAGGCTGCAGAGCA TTACACAAATGGAAAAGAGGCAATGGGAAAGTCCCAGTATGAGAAGGCTGTGATCTGCTTCTCCAAAGCCATCACACTGCAGCCAGAACAG ACTCAGCTGCATGTGAGCCAGGCTGAGGCCTACCTGCAGCTGTGTGACTTCCAGTCAGCAGCAGCCTGTTATAAACAGGCCCAGCTCCTAGAACCTGGAGCCTTCAGCGCCCGCTTGGCCTTCATCTACTATCTCCAG GGCCAGTGTTTGTTCGACCGAGGCCTTTTCCTAGAGGCTCTGGAGGCCTTCAGCAAAGCTGCTGAGGTGAAGCCTGGCTGCAGGGCCTACGAGGTCAGAAG CTTGGCCTGTCTGACAGCTACAGGTCATCACACTGAGTGTCTGAAGCTGGTGAATGACTGGATGGTGTCAGATCGGCCCTCCTCTGACCTTTATATGCTCAGAGCCAGACTGCACAAACTGCTCAACCAG ACATCACAATGTTATCAAGACGTGAAGTTGGCGTTGGCATTGAACCCAGCGTGTCCGGCGGCCGGagccctgctgctgcagctgcaggtaGCCAGTGAGCAGGCCAGACAAAAGGCCGTGGATAGAGCTTTGATTGGTCAGCTGCCGGAAGCCCTGTGCATGATCAATGTTGCTATGGAGAACAGCCCGCAGGATGGACGCCTCTACCTGTTCAG GGGGATTCTGTACCGACGTCTGAAAGACTTCACAGCAGCCATCGAGGATCTGGTCCAGGCTATGGAGCtgagcgaggaggaggagggagagaaggaggtcAGAGATCAGGCGGAGGCCAGAGACGAGAAGGATGAGCGTGGCTCTGTGCAAGAGGAGGTGCATTTTCAGCTGGTTCTCACCTACAATGATTTTGCTGTTCAGTGCTTCAGCAGAGGCCTCTACGCTGAGGCGACTCTGCTTCTCAACAAGGCTATCGATGAGGAGAAGGGCCAGGCAGGCCTCTACCTGAACCGAGGAG gctgtggtgtgtgtgtgtgtctgtcagactgTTTCTTTAAGCAGGGTGAGTGGTGTTACGCTCTGGCTGATTACCAGCAGGCTGAAGAGATGATGCAGCCTGATGACCCTGCTGTCGGGCTCCGCCTCGCTGTCCTCCACAACACGCTGGGGTCTTTCTGCTTCCAGGACGG GCATTTCCAGGAGGCAGCTGCCATGTTTTCTCTGGCCATCCAGTACAATCCCAAAGCCAGTCAGTACTATGAGAACAGATCGAAGACCTTCCGAAAGCTCCTAAACTTGAAGGGAGCCAGACAGGATTTCATCTGCATGCTGATCCTGGATCCCACCAACGAGGAG ctGCCTCCTATGCTCATGAATCTGTTCCCTGGCTGCAGCGTGTCTGATGTTTTGTCCAGTCCAGCAGGGCAAGCACTCAGAGTTCAGCTGATGGACACCATCCAGGCCTGCAGCTCCTCCGATCAACAAAG ACTGAGTGAGAAGCTGAAAAAGATGACTCTGACCTATGAGAACACGCCGAGGCAATCAGAAGACCCCTCTGAAGCAGGAAAGAAGCTGAAGTTGTGTGTAGACCAACTGGAGACA GTTAAGGAAGCGGTTTCGGTCATTTCTCCATGA
- the LOC123959703 gene encoding tetratricopeptide repeat protein 16-like isoform X2, with protein MDTFEERNDQTAEDHSLFPSAVSEKELDETRRKNTIKQLYGSSKIFLAPAEKRPERPELRGSVIIQSKAAEHYTNGKEAMGKSQYEKAVICFSKAITLQPEQTQLHVSQAEAYLQLCDFQSAAACYKQAQLLEPGAFSARLAFIYYLQGQCLFDRGLFLEALEAFSKAAEVKPGCRAYEVRSLACLTATGHHTECLKLVNDWMVSDRPSSDLYMLRARLHKLLNQTSQCYQDVKLALALNPACPAAGALLLQLQVASEQARQKAVDRALIGQLPEALCMINVAMENSPQDGRLYLFRGILYRRLKDFTAAIEDLVQAMELSEEEEGEKEVRDQAEARDEKDERGSVQEEVHFQLVLTYNDFAVQCFSRGLYAEATLLLNKAIDEEKGQAGLYLNRGGCGVCVCLSDCFFKQGEWCYALADYQQAEEMMQPDDPAVGLRLAVLHNTLGSFCFQDGHFQEAAAMFSLAIQYNPKASQYYENRSKTFRKLLNLKGARQDFICMLILDPTNEELPPMLMNLFPGCSVSDVLSSPAGQALRVQLMDTIQACSSSDQQRLSEKLKKMTLTYENTPRQSEDPSEAGKKLKLCVDQLETVKEAVSVISP; from the exons ATGGACACTTTTGAAGAGAGAAATGACCAGACG GCAGAAGACCACAGTTTATTTCCCAGTGCTGTGTCAGAAAAGGAGCTGGATGAGACCAGGAGAAAAAACACTATCAAGCAGCTTTATGGCTCCAGCAAAATCTTCCTGGCACCAGCAGAGAAACGCCCTGAGAGACCAGAGCTACGGGGGAGCGTTATCATTCAGAGCAAGGCTGCAGAGCA TTACACAAATGGAAAAGAGGCAATGGGAAAGTCCCAGTATGAGAAGGCTGTGATCTGCTTCTCCAAAGCCATCACACTGCAGCCAGAACAG ACTCAGCTGCATGTGAGCCAGGCTGAGGCCTACCTGCAGCTGTGTGACTTCCAGTCAGCAGCAGCCTGTTATAAACAGGCCCAGCTCCTAGAACCTGGAGCCTTCAGCGCCCGCTTGGCCTTCATCTACTATCTCCAG GGCCAGTGTTTGTTCGACCGAGGCCTTTTCCTAGAGGCTCTGGAGGCCTTCAGCAAAGCTGCTGAGGTGAAGCCTGGCTGCAGGGCCTACGAGGTCAGAAG CTTGGCCTGTCTGACAGCTACAGGTCATCACACTGAGTGTCTGAAGCTGGTGAATGACTGGATGGTGTCAGATCGGCCCTCCTCTGACCTTTATATGCTCAGAGCCAGACTGCACAAACTGCTCAACCAG ACATCACAATGTTATCAAGACGTGAAGTTGGCGTTGGCATTGAACCCAGCGTGTCCGGCGGCCGGagccctgctgctgcagctgcaggtaGCCAGTGAGCAGGCCAGACAAAAGGCCGTGGATAGAGCTTTGATTGGTCAGCTGCCGGAAGCCCTGTGCATGATCAATGTTGCTATGGAGAACAGCCCGCAGGATGGACGCCTCTACCTGTTCAG GGGGATTCTGTACCGACGTCTGAAAGACTTCACAGCAGCCATCGAGGATCTGGTCCAGGCTATGGAGCtgagcgaggaggaggagggagagaaggaggtcAGAGATCAGGCGGAGGCCAGAGACGAGAAGGATGAGCGTGGCTCTGTGCAAGAGGAGGTGCATTTTCAGCTGGTTCTCACCTACAATGATTTTGCTGTTCAGTGCTTCAGCAGAGGCCTCTACGCTGAGGCGACTCTGCTTCTCAACAAGGCTATCGATGAGGAGAAGGGCCAGGCAGGCCTCTACCTGAACCGAGGAG gctgtggtgtgtgtgtgtgtctgtcagactgTTTCTTTAAGCAGGGTGAGTGGTGTTACGCTCTGGCTGATTACCAGCAGGCTGAAGAGATGATGCAGCCTGATGACCCTGCTGTCGGGCTCCGCCTCGCTGTCCTCCACAACACGCTGGGGTCTTTCTGCTTCCAGGACGG GCATTTCCAGGAGGCAGCTGCCATGTTTTCTCTGGCCATCCAGTACAATCCCAAAGCCAGTCAGTACTATGAGAACAGATCGAAGACCTTCCGAAAGCTCCTAAACTTGAAGGGAGCCAGACAGGATTTCATCTGCATGCTGATCCTGGATCCCACCAACGAGGAG ctGCCTCCTATGCTCATGAATCTGTTCCCTGGCTGCAGCGTGTCTGATGTTTTGTCCAGTCCAGCAGGGCAAGCACTCAGAGTTCAGCTGATGGACACCATCCAGGCCTGCAGCTCCTCCGATCAACAAAG ACTGAGTGAGAAGCTGAAAAAGATGACTCTGACCTATGAGAACACGCCGAGGCAATCAGAAGACCCCTCTGAAGCAGGAAAGAAGCTGAAGTTGTGTGTAGACCAACTGGAGACA GTTAAGGAAGCGGTTTCGGTCATTTCTCCATGA